The genomic DNA AAATGGAGGtcgatttttctcaacaaaaCTGTCCCATCATTAGACAGCAAAGTACGTTAAGATGACTTCAAATGTGACTCCCCACTCCTTATGGTGTTCTGTGTGGTTTTCTTTCGCCGATCCGAAGACAGTCGAGTTTAATTCCAGTAAAAGCCACTCGTCATGCGTTTATCCATCGTTTTTCCGGCAtggttgtgcgtgtgtacaAGTGAAAGTACTCCACGAATGCAGaggaacgaaaagaaaaaacacgctGCCAGCACACTGAAATGGTACACAACGCATAAAATATGGGATGATGGTGATCGTAAAAGTAATCATAATACATTATCATTATCGTAATTTTAAATCTTACACGACCGAACCAGGAAAAAGGCAGCGAAAATCAGCCACCATCAGGCTGGTGCCAGTTTGCGTGGCATGAAGACGGCaaggaagcaaaaattcctTACGCCATTTTGTGTACGCCCCCACGCCCCATTGCCGCATGAAGCTGCCGGCTCGTAAAGCCGCGTTTTTGGTCGTGCCGAAAGTGGCAATGATTATGGTCGTTGTACGTTTTGTGCACCATTTTGCCCCTTTGCTTGCATCTCAAATAgaaagtgcgtgtgtgcgtgcgtgtgcgtattGTGGTGATGAGGCCGCCTGCACCGGCTGGTTGGCCTTTTCTgacacaacagaaaaaaaaagaaagaatgcCACCCGTCAACCTCTCGAACACCACCTTTCCCTATGCTCGTGGTGCCATTTGAGCAGCCCGCCACGCTCGGTAACGACATGAAATAAGCGTGTTCGCATTGCAAAGTGacacatttctggcttttctgACGACGAAGCTGTGTAAACACGTGGGCCAAGGTACAACAATGTCCAATAACGAGGATGACAACCGGAACGAAGCCTGAAGCGAATGGAGATACGTCGTGGGATACGTCTTTCAAGCGCAACAACCGTGCTCAAATTGCCCTCCAAACGGCCTCTCGCTCTGCCAGATTCGATACGACGAAGTACATTGCCGAAAGTACTGATAAGGGCACACTGCATTAGCCAGACTTTATGAGGTGCTTCATGAACTGCCAGCACTGCTTCAACTGTTCCGGTCCTTTGGCGCGTCGAGAATTTCGCTAATAGTTTCAGATTAACGCCTTCGACGATGACCCGGGTTCGGAAGGCTTTACGTCTAAGTCGTCTAAATGAATAGCTGTTTGTACTTGGGAGCTTACTTACCCAATTTCGATGCTTGACGTGAATTGAAAATCCAGGTCCAGTACTACGGGGCTTTATAAGCAGTTTATTACCAAAGGCAGAACTCGTTCACCTCAAATAAACCACAactctctctcccgctctctctctttatctcgtTACTCCTCGTgacaaccatcatcatcatcatcaccatggCAACCCATACGATCAAAGAAATGCGATTATCAAGATGTCTTTTCATCTCTTTACAGCTTATTTGACAGTTGGCCGGAGTGTCGCTGTTTGTTCCTCCCTCACCCCAAAAAGCGAAATTGTTTCTCCATCGACCTCGAGAGTTTATCATTCGCAGGAAATCAgtgctttcctttttccaaaCACCGTACGCAATTGATCCGAATATTCAATAAACACACTGCTTTCCGTGGGGCTCTTTTCATTTCGGTCCATGAAGCTTGGCAACGAAAAGCCACCACCCGGTTCTGCCCAACCGTGCCCCGATCTGTGTCGTCGTGTTGACTCCTCGTTAAGGTAAGCAGTAATCGTGGGGTTTCCTTTCATCATTCTAAGCGTGCTGGAATCTGATCGACCGCAGCTAATCGCGCATCGCATTTCCCGCACCGATCCGTAGCGCAAACGCCGCACCTAGGCTAATGCAGCTTTGCTGGGACTTAGTGGCCTCAGATAACCCCACCAATCTCCGTCAGCTTGGTTGCCATCcaagacacaaacacacacacaagagaaagaagatacaacaaaaaaccgcttCGTTTATTATCTTCTCAAATAAATGGCATTGACTTGTGCTCATCTGTGGTGGATTGTTGTGCcacaactaccaccaccaacaccaccaccatcacccccACTACTACTGCAAACAACGACGCCATGCTCGCTCGGACAGGGCTGCGATGACGATTTGCTCGCGGTTGTCCCaacttcatcatcaccaccagtAGTCGCAGCCGTACAAGCAgtcgtagcagcagcagcagtagcagtacgAGCGACTGACggaatattaatttaaagaGCTTAAATAAACTTTTACCACCCGCGTGCCCGGAATCCACCGAAGAAAAACCTCGGGAAAAAATCCTATTCCGTTTTTCGCTCCCTTCGTTATATCCCTCCGGGAAAGGCCGGgagcttttccgttttccccagTGTTTCTTCATCTGCGCTGCGCTTAGAGGCATTGCTTTGCCCTCGCATCTGGTGATACGATTTCATCGCTGTGACAATCAAAGCATAAGGAAAGCGAGAGCaaggagaacaaaaaataagTTCAAGAATTTAATCAAATTCCTACCAAACGGCAACCCCGAACGGTTCTTGTCCTTCCCCGGTggtttttccctcccccctcccggAACGAGAACCATTTCGTCATGCAGCTCAAAACCGGCCTGACTGACTGTACAGTCccggtagcagtagtagttcCCACGggcagtctctctctctctctgtctctctccctctctcttgaTGCACGGAAGCAGGCCGTCTTGGTCGTTGATGGCCCGAGAATAGTACATTAAGTGTGGCCCCGTTGTTCACACGGAGGCAAAAACGGCGGCCTAACTCAATTAGTAGTGCAAAACTGTGGGGAAAACGTATTTTCGCACCCACCCGAGTCGCGCATGGGAGCCGCGAAACCTACGGAGGAGAGATTAAAGAATGGTTCTTAATTATGCTAAGCAGTAGTGCGCACGCCGAGTCCCCGAATCTCTACCTGCGTGACTGCGAATGATTCTTCCGaagaattcatattttcaaaCGTTAATTTTCGCGCTTATATTCTCATTTTCCCTGTAACGTAATGCAACATAATCCTTGGAGCAGggcccagaaaaaaaacgttgctTAATCCACTTTGTATTAatgaaaaattgtgaaaagcaGGTTTCTCCCCCATGCTTCCAGTTTGTGTGGCAAAACAAACGCGAACTGCGATTGAAGCAAGGAAAACTCTCGCACGTGGAAAACTCACGTGCCTAGCACACCGAACGGCTTCCGGCAAGAAGCCAACGACGCGGAGTAGTGAAGTAGTGGCCAAAGTTGCCTCGCCTGTTTATCTTTCATTCTGCCACCGAAATCAAACGTCAACCGAGTTGCCACCTCGGTTTCGGAATCGAAATTTACTTAAAAAGAGCAAGTTGAGAAGGTTGGTGGAACAGCGagcgggcagcagcaggtacGCGGAGTCGGATGTCGTGTTTTGGCCGCTGGTGTCGCTGTCTGGAAAGTTGCGCAAAGCGgttccagcagcaacagcagcagtagcagtattCGGCGAGCTGCATTTACATGAAAAGCGTCAAACTAACTTTTGCTTGCGCTTGTTTTCGAAACCACCGGTTCTCCACTCGGAGTTGTCGGAGTTCTCGGTGACTTTGGTTGGCCAAGAGGCGCTACAGGAAACCAGAACCGAAAGTTGTGTGGACCGGATGTGTTTTGCTAATTGAAATCGATCCCAAAACCATTGAGTCGAGCAGTCAAGCTCTCTCAATTGAGCGTCGATCTTGAGGAGCGACGATTCGCGCCACTAGCTCTATCACGGACGTGCTAGCCAATTACTCCGTTGTCGAACTTTACCCATTGTCCTTCTTGATGATGATTTCGGTAAGGAAATGAACGTAACCGGGGTTCTTGCGAAATCTGTCCTAATCACTCCCCGTTATTGTGTGTACCGGGTTCTTCGGCCACTAAGTAGCAACATATGGCGACACACTGCCTACTGATGTTACTCCCGTCGCCAGGATGTATCAAGAATGCGGGGGCATACGTTGTTTGCGTTGGAGCATGTTTTTCAATGGATACAATTTCAATCGACCTTCCGCTTAGAAGCCAAGTCTTCGTCCCGGGGTCGTAATCGACAGGTTGCAAGAGTATTTACATTTCATCCCTTCCACCCCAAAGGGGATACCGGTGTACGTGGGGAACTGTTTGTGTGGTATTCGTGTTGGGGTGCGCGAAGACACCGGGACGAACCCTTAAAGGACAGAACAATGTCACAAACAACGATCCTTTCAAGTCGGTTCAGTTCGTTCACCGAAAGGACCGTGCGATGACAGTCGATTTTCATAACGAGCGCAAATgtgtaaaataaaactcaatgggtccgggtgtgtgtgggttgatgggcggggggggggggggaagggagaGGGTTACTTCCCCTCCCACCCTTTTCCACCAGATTGACACGAAGCAGTACTTATCCCGTTCATACGGCAGTACCCTCTGTTTCATGTATGCTGCTCACGTGTTTTGTCATCGTTCGCTGAAGGATCAAAACACCCACTCCCCCAACTGCTCAATCTCCATCGTCGACACTAGTTTCGCACACCTTCGGGAAAACGGATCCAGCTCTAACCCCGCTTGAAACGACTGTAAAGtacaaacgacaaaaaaaaaagctcagcCCCAGTTCCTACCCCAACACATTCGCAGGCCCTTCGGAAGCGAACatatttgttttgctcgcCAAAATTGAGCAAACTTTCATACCCTCCATCCACCGAGAGGGGGGATtgagaggggggggagggggcacGAAAATGGAATACCTTTGACAACCCTTTCCACCACCACTCCACTCCCCCACACGCCCCATTTCCAGGAAGAAGTGTCGTGTTTTTCTGGTAAGTGTTTGTCATCACAACCGAAGCTGATCGCTTTCCCATATTGCGTCGATTGGGATTGTGAAAAATCCACCCAACGTGGGGGCAGGGAGGAGGCTAGTGGGATTGGTGGGAGCAAGCGGTGAgtgtatgtttttatttcgacAGAATATTCCATCCCCAACCCATCCTAACCAGTTTCCCGTGGACCGCTGTCGATGCAAAAAAGGGCTGACTGGCGCATTCGAATGCGAATGGCACAGTTTTATCTCCCGGGTCGTTAAGACAGCACTCACACCGTGAAGTGTTTCAGCCGATGACGATACGATTCCATCAACTTGCTAAGGGTTAGTTATGTGGGAGgatctctctcctctctcccATCCTCACCGGATCCACCCCACATATCTATCGGAACGGGAGGTTCGGGAGCCCGGTTCGGTGTGGATGCTGCTGAATATTGAAAACGATAGATGTGGAacgatgtttttgtttgtcacgCGCTACGCAGcatttttgcaatatttttgaCGACAACACttctcacacgcacacacgtagcCGCACGCACGGAACCAACTAGCGCAAGTGTTtcggccattttttttgcttcaaactCGACTCGACAACACTGATCCCGCTCTTGGCTCCGGATGTAACTGGTGCGTGAGTGTGAGTGCTCTTCAATTGAATTAACGTAATGGCGCGGACCATACGACTACCATGCGGCAACAGCCAGGGCAAACAAATCATTGGGCGCAGGCAATTGTTTGACGCTTCGGCAGACGTCTCCTCCAAATCTGATAAGCTTCGTTAAACGACAAACTATCGCCAATTACACCatctttttatgttttgctttttattttctgGCAGACGCCTACCGGCGCCCGGGAGAGCTGGGAACCGACGAATAAATCCAATTTTGACACAAGTGTGCAATTGACTTGATATTTGCTACTTTCGCCGACGAATCGCTGAGTGGTTGAAGAGCAGTGTTCGGTGGCACCGTTAATGAAATTGAAAGCGAGTGAAGCACAGGCAATTGTGACAAACTCATTGCAGAGTGTTTCGTTTGCAATGGTGCAGGGGTCGTCAGAAGAGCGTCCGGTTGTCTAAAACAATGCAAGATTCGAGATACACAGTAGTCGACTTTTACTACGACAGCTAATGTCcattttgatgattttttcaaaagatTTTAGTTACGTATTCAACTTaacttcttttattttattgggTTATGTTTGTGTCCTTGGAGAAAATGAAACGAGTGAACGAGTGATAGCCATAGAAGGTGGTGTATCTCAAAGATTCAAATGCCTGACAAACCCTGTGTAAAACAAAGGCTCAGTTCGGGAGGTAGTTTGACCTTCTTGTGCATGCCATTTCTATTTGCGACTTTGATCAGCGATTCTAACATTGAGCGATTTTTCGCTCAGGACTTGCTATAAAAGTGCGAAGAATATGTCTACTTTACAGCAAGGAGTTTGTCTTTCATTTCTGAATTCGCAAACGGACTGACCTCATCGAACTGTGTGAAGAGATTCTTGTGCTTTTTCGAGCgtgtttttattacttttaggATGAGATTCCATCCGACAGCATGCGATGTTCTTTATCTTAATTAACCATCCCCCTAGCATACATCTCCACAGTCCCATCGTCCCCATCACCAACTGTCTTCGCGAGAAGCGCATCATTTCTCGACACAATTACACCATGGTGGTACAGCGAATGAAATTCCGAATCGACGGATGAGCGATATTGGTGAACACTCCCGGCAGACCGTTCCCACACTCGATGGCGCCCCACGACACGATGCCGTACTGCACTCCACCCTGTGCCGCCGGTCCACCGCTATCCCCATTGCAAGCATCCTTCCCGACACCGCCGGCACAAATCATGCTGCAACGAGAGAGCGATGTGCGCTGTGATAAGAATGTTACGATTAGATAAGACGCGCTCTGCCTCGCACGCACTCTGCCGTTATGTAGCCGGTCCAACTCTGGTTGCAAATCTCCCGCGAAACAACATCCAGCCGGACCATCTGCAAGTTCTCGACGACCTTGCCTCTGTATGCCAGATGACCCCATCCCGTCACCGTAACGGGCGTCCCGATCGACCACTCGTCCGTCGATGGCAATGAAATGGCGACCCTTCCCGGACCCGCCACCATAGGCGTTCGGACGCGAATCGTGGCCACATCCCACTGGAACTCCACCGCATCGTACTGCCCGTGCAAATGGTAATAGAACACCGCATGCAGCGATCCTCCCGACGACTGGGTGGTGCTCCCGGCACGGACTGAAATCTGACGGGGAAAGGACATAAGGACACATGGCACAGATCCGCCGGATGGACGTTCGCCTGACACTACTGACTTCATTGTTTTTGGGATACCAATCCAGACAGTGGGCAGCCGTCAGTACCCACGAGTGCGATATGATGGATCCTCCGCAGATGTGATTATTGAAATACCGTAGCGAAACCTGATAAGGAACGTCCTCGATAGTTGTCTTGCTTCCGCCAACGATGCGCGCTCCTCTGTAACCGTCTCCAGGGTTAGCTTCTTGGCTTCCCCGTGAAAGCGAATGTGGAACCCGATTTACTCTCGCGAGGACCGCCTCGAGTGGAAGGGGCGCTGCAACAGGAGGACCGAACGGTAAAGCAGAAAGTCAAACACACTCGCCACAAGCACTAGGGCATGGCATGGGCAAACGCGCTCACTCAAACTCACAATAGGCGAAAATTGAATCTGCGCAACAGATGGCAAAGACCACCGCCACTTGAAGACTTCCGACGATGCGTCGCATTCTGAGCCACTGGGAGCCGGGGGTACGTCGTTGACGTGCTGGAAATGGTCACTACCAGCAGGAACGAGGCCACAACGTAATGGTTCCAAGCAGTATCTCCGGAGCACGAATTAGATCTCACTGACGAAACGGtccagcggcagcagcagaagctgcTCGGAACGGCGTGGATTAATTGTCTAAACAAATTTCGTCTGCGTGGTTTATCGGTCCGGTCGCGCGGGTGGTTATCTTTATGGATCTCGCCCAAAAGAGTGTCACGTAAAGCATCGTGAGAACACGAGCGAAAATAACGGTTGCAGATTATGAGACGACGCTGCTGTAAGGATGGATCTATTTTGGAGAGCTTTTctgggggtgttttttttctgtctacCCAAGGGAGAGATACACTGTCGCTATCAATGATAGAATCAAACAAACTGTTTATAAGATAGCTCGATAGGTGTTTGTGCTACGCGTTTTGCATACTCATGGGCGATTTTATAATCGAGAGACAAGAGAAGTACCATCAACAGGTTACAAATTCTTAGAATTATTAACAAAAAGAGAGCTTTTGCTACCACCCTTAACAGAACTCTCAAATCACTTTCTCAATCCCAATGTTTGTTAAACCATTTAACCTACCCTAATAGGCAAACATGCGCTACAAATCTACTCACTACATAGTCTACATCTTCTAAGCTCCTGTCTTCCAAATTATACCCTTTACACACCACCACGGCCCAGCGAGCCATTTAACAAACTGGCCTATGTTTGGCTTGCGGTCCATCCGGTGGTTCAGTCGCCCGGGTTAGGAATTAAATTTCTCGCCGCAGTAGATGCGAATCAGCAAACCTTCCGGACCTTCCGATAAAAAGTGCCAACTACACCGTAATGAGATAATTGTGCAATTTTGTGCTCCAATATTTTTACCTTCTCCCCCGGCCACCCCACCTCCCATCACCAAATGCATTCCGAGCCCGGTGCACCAGTCCCGACGTCGATGCAACTTAACACGACCAGCACGACCGAGTTTCTTCCCAGCCGGAGCAGCATGTTGCCTGCTACAGAGCATGCCAATGGTTCTAAAACTCAATTACAGCGCCGTCGTTCAACgattctctcactctctttctctctccctctctctctattcctCTCTATGTAAGAGTGCATATTTTTGCACGAACGGCACGCCGAAGCGACGGATTAGTAGACGTGTAAGCTGCCGGAACGATGGTGCCAGCCATGCCGAGGGAGGCCACGATTCTAAATATGCGCGCTCGTTTGAACCCGGAAACTCTAAGCCTTTCTTAAGTCCTTACAGTCCTCCTGGCCGGTCTGGTGCGGCAGAGTTCACGCTAAACCCTCGCGGCTCGAATCCACCGGCTTTCGACTGTAATGaggaaaattttaatgaagAAACTAGATGCGTTACGGGAAATTGATGGTAATTAGGCAGGGATAGCAATCAGCGTAACGCTTagaaaaggcacacacacacacacacagacgttCGGCTCAGCTTGGGAAACGGATTCGGATAAACGGAACCGCTACTCCTGTTACCTTCACTAATAGCAGTCGCTTATGATGCTAACGGCTGATGCGTGAAGATACTGCGTCACGTTTCCTGCTGGCCTACTTCCCAGCCGAGTTCCCTGTCGGCCGTGTGTACGGATGTTTTACGTACATGTGCGAATTTGCGAAAAACTCCACCCTGGCGAGGTCGTGCGTTGTGTGATGGATTTACATGCAGCAGGATGTGTATTTCTAATTGGTCGATAAACTTTGCCTCTAACACACTCAGCCATCCCTGATCCCAGGCTGCAACAACATGTTATTGCAACTACGATAACACGAGTTAGGTTAAACATGTTCTTGGAACTGGCGGCGTTGGAACGATGGCCTTTGAAGGCAGTTTTGTTGTTACATTGATAAGAAAACATGTTACAAACACCGATTGACGATGCGTTATTAACAACTTTACATCACTTAACAGGTTTGATAAACTCCACGGCCGAACTAAACCACAGCCACACAATCTCTTTGTCCACACGCAAGTTAACGAGGCTCTGCTACAATACCTCACAAAACACAATGCTCTTTAACCAGCGTTGAGGGCAAAAAATAACAGCAACAATCAGAAAACCCCAAAAAGACATGCAAAAAAGGGGGGATGTTTTGCTCCGGTTTTGCACCCTCCTGCCGAAAGGACGCATTGTACACCGGTACAGAAGAACAAGCAACGAAAATGAGACGACACAACGACAGAAAAACACGCACAGCACCAGAAAAGCATTAGCTCTGCACCTCTGCCAGTTCGTCCTTGGTGCGGTTTTAAATTAACTTTCCACCGGAGAGAAATGGCCCGAGCAGTGGACGACACTCCATCATCACCTCCGGCCACAAGCCAGCCAGTGTGTTGACAGCCCGCAGACGGACGGATGGGTTAAGCTCGTTGGTGCGGGGGGATTGGGATTGGAGCGAAGCGCAAATCTTACCATCCATCCGGTTAGCCTTTTATTACCCAGCCCAGGCCGGGAGTGTCGCCCAGCGTGTTGGAGAGACGGTGAGCCAGAAGTTAAGAACTCCAGCCAGGACTCACAAAGTGTAGTGCGAAGTAAGCGCAGAAAGCACTTTACGCAATGGAGAAACACTTCTAATGCACGGTCTCgaggacagagagagagagagagagagagagagagagcacaagGCTGAGGCAGAACTGCAGCCTTCCGGCTAACTTTACTCTTTCATCTTTCCAAAGTGCCACGGTTTACATCGGCGAACGAGAAGCGAGTCGTCGTTTATTCTAGTGAAAGGAATTACGCTTGGTGCGTTGCAGTTGCTTACCAGCTGAACGCTAGTGTGACGCTTAGTTTGTTGACGCTGGAATAGCCCAAGGACCAACGGACGTGTCGCAAAGTCCGGAAAAAGGTGTAATAGAGAATCCTCCTATTTATCAAAAGCGATGACCAACACAAACTCGGTGCTCCTGGagaaggttttgttttcgggaAAGATTTCGCCAATCCCCTAGAACTCGCCCGTTAGGATTGAGGATGAGTTATTAACCCTGCCCCAATGGATATCGGGGATTGGGCAACAGAAATAACAAATGACGTTATCAAAAGCACTTActagcacacacaaacacacacaccaaaaacgtTCACTCTCTGCTTCTCCCGAATCGTTTGTGTACACTGCACTAAGAAAATTGGCCAAGGTCGATGACTAGGAATTATTAATACCTCTGTCCTAGTTTGGCACTCTATCGTGCTGCTCGGCCGGCAGGAGAAAAATCGACATTTCATCCGGTTTAACTTCGTGACCTGCGGGAGTCCGTCCACACAGCTGGCAGTCTCAAAACATTAGCCGTAATTAGCTTGATTGAAGCGCTGGTCGAATGGTAGTAAAacccgttccgttccgtctcTGCACATCACCGGAAAGATGtcggaaaaacacacaacatacATAT from Anopheles stephensi strain Indian chromosome 2, UCI_ANSTEP_V1.0, whole genome shotgun sequence includes the following:
- the LOC118503611 gene encoding trypsin delta-like; translation: MRRIVGSLQVAVVFAICCADSIFAYSPLPLEAVLARVNRVPHSLSRGSQEANPGDGYRGARIVGGSKTTIEDVPYQVSLRYFNNHICGGSIISHSWVLTAAHCLDWYPKNNEISVRAGSTTQSSGGSLHAVFYYHLHGQYDAVEFQWDVATIRVRTPMVAGPGRVAISLPSTDEWSIGTPVTVTGWGHLAYRGKVVENLQMVRLDVVSREICNQSWTGYITADMICAGGVGKDACNGDSGGPAAQGGVQYGIVSWGAIECGNGLPGVFTNIAHPSIRNFIRCTTMV